The Lacipirellula parvula genome window below encodes:
- a CDS encoding DUF1559 domain-containing protein, whose amino-acid sequence MRTQRRPQAFTLVELLVVIAIIGVLVALLLPAVQAAREAARRSDCMNRLRQLAIASQNHHDSKNVFPSASTTKLLAGTTNQVTSLSYLVQILPYIEQQNIGKTVNFNQHWSDTTNYDASRTPLPSFRCPSKEDGEMTFTAQPGGNDAEELNLLRAHFMAVMGAKKNCPIAANETYPASTYEMSASSTCGDAGGTALNGVMFPGSEVSFKDITDGSTNTFLIGEVAWDVGPQRVWLVGSASKTGVYSYNYTAKNVMWPLNTAYRAASGMPASGYYNNDLSFGSLHPGGAHFAMADASVQFVREDVDLVGVLRPLASRASGEVVSIAGN is encoded by the coding sequence ATGAGAACTCAGCGCCGTCCCCAAGCCTTCACGCTGGTAGAACTGTTGGTCGTGATCGCCATCATCGGCGTGCTCGTGGCGCTGCTGCTGCCTGCCGTGCAGGCAGCGCGGGAAGCGGCGCGGCGTTCCGACTGCATGAACCGCCTACGGCAATTGGCGATCGCGTCGCAGAATCACCACGACTCGAAGAACGTCTTTCCTTCGGCTTCGACGACGAAGCTTCTCGCGGGCACGACCAACCAAGTCACTTCGCTCAGCTACCTCGTTCAGATTTTGCCGTACATCGAACAGCAGAACATCGGCAAGACGGTGAACTTCAACCAGCATTGGTCTGACACGACGAACTACGACGCCTCGCGCACCCCGCTTCCCTCGTTTCGGTGCCCATCTAAGGAAGACGGCGAGATGACGTTCACCGCTCAGCCGGGCGGCAACGACGCCGAGGAATTGAACTTGCTGCGAGCGCACTTCATGGCCGTGATGGGCGCGAAGAAAAACTGCCCGATTGCCGCTAACGAGACTTATCCCGCCTCCACGTACGAAATGTCCGCGTCATCGACTTGCGGCGACGCTGGGGGAACGGCCTTGAACGGCGTGATGTTCCCCGGCAGCGAGGTCTCGTTCAAGGACATTACCGACGGTTCCACCAACACCTTCCTCATCGGCGAGGTCGCCTGGGACGTCGGCCCGCAACGCGTCTGGCTCGTTGGCTCCGCATCGAAGACTGGCGTGTACAGTTACAACTATACGGCGAAGAACGTGATGTGGCCGCTCAACACTGCCTACCGCGCCGCCAGCGGCATGCCGGCCAGCGGCTACTACAACAATGATCTCAGCTTTGGCAGCCTGCACCCAGGCGGGGCGCACTTCGCCATGGCCGACGCCTCGGTGCAGTTCGTTCGTGAAGACGTCGATCTCGTCGGCGTCCTTCGCCCGCTCGCGAGTCGCGCTTCGGGCGAAGTCGTTTCGATCGCCGGCAACTGA
- a CDS encoding DUF1553 domain-containing protein: MRRTLLLLSTAFTITCAARTLTSRAAEATAAAAVDFHRDVLPILARACFDCHGPDAQESALRLDMQKAVLAGGELFGAAIVPGSAEESPLVRFISGEGELEMPPTGAKLTAAEVETIRRWVDAGAHWPGPADEPVTAPLTSNHWSLQPLVPTSPPNDGDPWIATPVDAFIMAKLREKGLTPSPAADRRTLIRRLYFDMLGLPPTPEQVAAFSADERPDAYANIVEQVLASPRYGERWAQHWLDVVRFAESSGFETNGPRPNAWPYRDYVIAAFNDDKPYDQFIVEQLAGDASGESAATGFLVAGAWDQVKSPDVGLTLMQRQDELADMTNTTATAFLGMTVGCARCHNHKFDPILQKDFYALQAVFAGVNHGERPWIKPDREQANDGLRPAVSSLENEERFDPIEATAVRFTVAATNNGSEPCLDELEAWTPAGGDDNSSRNVALAEHGGQPSSSGNYADTSKHRLANLNDGKYGNDWSWIAETHGHGWAQVDFAAPQVIDRVVWGRDRLGGYADRLPVDYRIEALQRDGSWREVANSKTRRPYNNQGAMVYAGTFSQPAEPTRRLFRGDPLSPKEPVAPDALSALGTLGLSLDAPEQERRLALARWIASPQNPLTSRVMVNRIWQHHFGVGLIDTPSDFGANGTPPTHAELLEWLSQEFINRGWSIKELHRLILLSNTYQQSNQSREQCAAVDAGSRLLWRYPPRRLESEAIRDTVLQLTGSLDLTMGGPGWSAFAANENYVRVYEPKMEFGPPEWRRMIYMHRVRMRPDAIFGAFDSPDGGQVCPKRGTSITAIQALNLFNSRFTIDQAERLATRLRAEAGDDAAAQVQRAFQLAFTRDADELELAASQQLIASHGLPAFCRSILNANELLFIP; the protein is encoded by the coding sequence ATGCGTCGAACCCTCCTGCTACTTTCCACCGCTTTCACGATCACTTGCGCGGCGAGGACGCTCACCAGCCGGGCCGCTGAAGCGACGGCCGCCGCGGCGGTCGACTTTCATCGCGACGTGCTGCCGATCTTGGCCCGCGCCTGCTTCGATTGCCACGGCCCCGACGCCCAAGAGAGCGCCCTTCGACTTGACATGCAGAAGGCGGTGCTGGCTGGCGGCGAGCTGTTTGGCGCGGCGATTGTTCCGGGAAGTGCCGAGGAAAGCCCGCTCGTTCGCTTCATATCCGGCGAGGGCGAGTTGGAGATGCCCCCCACCGGCGCCAAGTTGACGGCCGCCGAAGTCGAAACGATTCGCCGCTGGGTCGACGCCGGCGCTCATTGGCCTGGGCCCGCCGATGAACCCGTGACGGCGCCCCTCACTTCCAACCATTGGTCGCTGCAGCCGCTCGTGCCGACTAGTCCGCCGAACGATGGCGATCCGTGGATCGCGACGCCGGTCGACGCCTTCATCATGGCGAAGCTTCGCGAGAAGGGACTCACTCCCTCGCCTGCCGCTGATCGTCGCACGCTCATTCGACGGTTGTACTTCGACATGCTCGGCCTGCCGCCGACGCCGGAACAGGTCGCGGCGTTCAGCGCCGACGAGCGACCAGACGCCTACGCAAACATCGTGGAGCAGGTGCTCGCATCGCCGCGCTACGGCGAGCGTTGGGCGCAGCACTGGCTCGATGTGGTGCGATTCGCCGAGTCGAGCGGCTTTGAAACCAACGGCCCGCGCCCCAACGCGTGGCCCTATCGCGACTATGTCATCGCCGCATTCAACGACGATAAGCCGTACGATCAGTTTATCGTCGAGCAGCTCGCCGGCGACGCGAGCGGCGAGTCGGCCGCCACGGGATTCCTCGTCGCCGGCGCCTGGGACCAAGTGAAAAGCCCCGACGTCGGTCTGACGCTCATGCAGCGGCAGGACGAACTTGCCGACATGACGAACACGACGGCCACGGCCTTTCTTGGCATGACCGTCGGCTGCGCGCGATGCCACAATCACAAGTTCGATCCCATCTTGCAGAAAGATTTTTACGCGTTGCAGGCGGTGTTCGCGGGCGTGAACCATGGCGAGCGGCCTTGGATTAAACCAGATCGCGAACAGGCGAACGACGGCCTGCGGCCCGCAGTTAGCTCGCTGGAGAATGAGGAACGCTTCGATCCGATCGAAGCGACGGCCGTTCGCTTCACGGTGGCCGCGACGAACAACGGCAGCGAGCCGTGTCTCGACGAACTCGAAGCCTGGACGCCTGCTGGTGGGGACGACAACTCTTCGCGCAACGTGGCCCTCGCAGAACATGGCGGCCAGCCAAGTTCCTCGGGCAACTATGCCGACACTTCAAAACATCGCCTCGCGAATCTCAACGACGGCAAGTATGGCAACGACTGGAGTTGGATCGCCGAGACGCACGGGCATGGCTGGGCCCAGGTCGACTTTGCCGCGCCGCAGGTGATCGACCGCGTCGTGTGGGGCCGCGATCGCTTGGGCGGCTACGCGGACCGCTTGCCGGTCGACTACCGCATCGAAGCGCTGCAGCGCGACGGCAGTTGGCGCGAGGTCGCCAACTCGAAGACGCGGCGTCCTTACAACAATCAGGGCGCCATGGTCTACGCCGGCACGTTCAGCCAACCGGCGGAGCCGACGCGGCGACTGTTCCGCGGCGATCCACTGTCGCCGAAGGAGCCAGTCGCTCCCGACGCCCTCTCCGCGCTCGGCACGCTGGGGCTGTCGCTCGACGCTCCGGAGCAAGAGCGGCGTCTCGCGCTCGCGCGGTGGATTGCCAGCCCGCAGAACCCGCTCACGTCGCGGGTGATGGTGAACCGCATCTGGCAGCATCATTTCGGCGTGGGGCTAATCGACACGCCGAGCGACTTCGGCGCCAACGGTACGCCGCCGACGCATGCGGAGTTACTTGAGTGGCTCTCTCAAGAGTTCATCAACCGCGGCTGGTCGATCAAGGAGCTTCATCGCCTCATCTTGCTGTCGAACACCTACCAGCAGTCGAACCAATCGCGCGAGCAATGCGCGGCGGTCGATGCCGGCTCGCGGCTGCTGTGGCGCTACCCGCCGCGTCGACTGGAGTCGGAAGCGATCCGCGACACGGTGCTGCAGCTCACCGGTTCGCTCGACCTGACGATGGGCGGCCCCGGGTGGAGTGCGTTCGCCGCAAACGAAAACTACGTCCGCGTCTACGAACCGAAGATGGAGTTCGGCCCGCCTGAATGGCGGCGGATGATCTACATGCACCGCGTGCGGATGCGACCCGATGCGATCTTCGGCGCCTTCGACTCCCCCGACGGCGGGCAAGTTTGCCCTAAACGCGGCACGTCGATCACAGCGATTCAGGCCCTCAACTTGTTCAACAGCCGCTTCACGATCGACCAAGCGGAACGACTCGCCACGCGATTGCGCGCGGAGGCAGGCGACGATGCAGCGGCGCAAGTGCAGCGGGCGTTCCAACTAGCCTTCACACGCGACGCCGATGAACTCGAACTCGCCGCCAGCCAACAACTGATCGCCTCGCACGGCCTACCAGCCTTCTGCCGCAGCATCCTCAACGCCAACGAACTGCTGTTTATCCCTTGA
- a CDS encoding DUF1501 domain-containing protein, with product MTNPLSRSGRDLLSRRQFFGHTGIGLGGIALAHLLHADGKLAHAAGSSAGGPIRPAIDPLRPHASRAPHFPPRAKNVLMIYCSGAISQLDTFDYKPELFRRDGQPMPGADQLVTFQGENGNLTAPRYKFRPRGACGKMTSDLLPRIGELADDLCFIHSLTSKTNTHGPGENFMATGFTLDGFPSMGAWVNYALGSENDQLPAFVAIPDPRGVPQSGTNHWAPGFLPAVFQGTAFNASQPVRFLDTPAGVTPQSDAASRDFLKLLNDRHLEQFPGDTQLAARIASYELAAKLQMSLPDVANIDAESAHTLNSYGANDADPVKAGFARNCVLARRLVERGVRFVQLFNGSYAMGEGVGNWDGHKALYEQYAVHGPILDQPVAALVADLKQRGLLEDTLVVFCTEFGRMPTFQKGASGRDHNPKGFTAWLAGAGVRAPFSYGATDEFGYQAVENVSTVYDFHATILHLLGLDHTRLSFYHNGIERRLTDVHGEVIHAMLKA from the coding sequence ATGACCAATCCTCTCTCACGCTCCGGCCGCGACCTGCTCAGCCGTCGTCAGTTCTTCGGTCACACGGGGATCGGGCTCGGCGGGATCGCGCTCGCTCATCTGCTGCACGCCGACGGCAAGTTGGCCCACGCAGCCGGTTCATCGGCAGGCGGCCCCATTCGTCCGGCAATCGATCCGCTCCGCCCCCACGCCTCACGGGCGCCTCACTTCCCTCCGCGGGCGAAGAACGTGCTGATGATCTACTGCTCCGGCGCCATCAGTCAGCTCGATACGTTCGACTACAAACCCGAGCTCTTCCGCCGCGACGGCCAGCCGATGCCGGGGGCTGATCAGTTGGTGACGTTCCAAGGCGAAAACGGCAACCTCACGGCGCCGCGATACAAGTTCCGCCCGCGCGGCGCCTGCGGCAAAATGACGAGCGACCTGCTGCCGCGCATCGGCGAGTTGGCCGACGACCTCTGCTTTATCCATTCGCTCACCAGCAAGACGAACACGCACGGCCCCGGCGAAAACTTCATGGCCACGGGGTTCACACTCGATGGCTTCCCGAGCATGGGCGCCTGGGTGAACTACGCCCTCGGCTCCGAGAACGACCAGCTACCGGCGTTCGTCGCGATTCCCGATCCGCGCGGCGTGCCGCAGTCGGGGACGAATCACTGGGCGCCCGGGTTCTTGCCGGCGGTCTTTCAGGGAACCGCATTCAACGCCAGCCAACCAGTCCGCTTCCTCGACACGCCCGCCGGCGTGACGCCGCAGAGCGACGCCGCGTCGCGGGACTTCCTCAAACTGCTTAACGATCGCCACCTCGAACAATTTCCGGGCGACACGCAGCTGGCCGCGCGGATCGCGAGCTACGAACTTGCCGCGAAACTGCAGATGTCGCTCCCCGACGTGGCGAACATCGACGCCGAATCAGCCCACACGCTCAATAGCTACGGCGCCAACGACGCCGATCCGGTGAAAGCCGGCTTTGCCCGCAACTGCGTTCTCGCCCGCCGGCTGGTGGAACGCGGCGTCCGCTTCGTGCAGCTTTTCAACGGCTCGTACGCGATGGGCGAAGGGGTTGGCAACTGGGACGGACATAAGGCGCTCTACGAACAGTACGCGGTGCACGGCCCGATTCTCGATCAACCGGTCGCCGCGCTCGTCGCCGACCTCAAGCAACGCGGCCTACTGGAAGACACGCTCGTCGTCTTCTGCACGGAGTTCGGCCGGATGCCGACGTTCCAAAAAGGGGCGTCAGGCCGCGATCACAATCCGAAGGGTTTTACTGCGTGGCTAGCCGGCGCCGGCGTGCGGGCGCCCTTCAGCTACGGAGCGACCGACGAGTTTGGTTACCAAGCCGTTGAGAACGTCTCGACAGTGTACGACTTCCACGCGACGATTCTGCATCTGCTCGGCCTCGATCACACGCGGCTCAGCTTCTACCACAACGGCATCGAACGCCGGCTGACCGACGTCCATGGCGAGGTGATTCACGCGATGCTGAAAGCGTGA
- a CDS encoding class I adenylate-forming enzyme family protein produces the protein MPLAGPPLTIEVRISRLLDRGLAANPDAPALVSREGQLTWQELDAVSTRVARHYFTLGLKPGDRIATLMPNCAELVIHHIACMKAGFAATPLNYRYQAPEVDHALEVSGASVLLHHAEREADLALSKFAGMLSLGRISFGAADGREPSFEHFLQTEPPAVEVTPPTPDAVAFIFFTSGSTGKPKGVTHSHRSFGSIVASTIAGFELNDADVFLPATSYSHIAATHISFGALAAGVRVEVPRRLDGDEMLPLLASTQPTFLCMLPAALFALVRDHNATSEHFRSLRLCVSGGDKVSGELEREFTAIAGKAIDELYGMTETGMSTVNPPDGLNKVGSIGKLVAGYEGSIRDAAGAEVPLGGEGRLWIRSNANMIGYWNRPDATAETLVDGWLDTGDVVAADADGYLWFRGRQKQIIVHDGSNITPQEIEESLLEHPAVAAVGVIGIHNLVHGENVRAYVQLNPEATAPTAAELIKFSRASVGYKAPEEIVFLDAMPLNATGKVDRAYLKETTRDSTAS, from the coding sequence ATGCCCCTCGCTGGTCCGCCGCTGACGATTGAAGTTCGGATCTCGCGACTACTCGACCGCGGGCTCGCGGCGAATCCCGACGCCCCGGCGCTCGTCTCACGCGAGGGCCAGCTTACTTGGCAAGAACTCGACGCCGTCTCCACGCGCGTCGCTCGGCACTACTTCACTCTCGGCTTAAAGCCTGGCGACCGCATCGCGACGCTCATGCCAAACTGCGCGGAGCTTGTCATTCACCACATTGCATGCATGAAGGCGGGTTTCGCCGCGACGCCGCTTAACTACCGCTACCAGGCGCCGGAGGTTGATCACGCCCTCGAAGTAAGCGGCGCCTCGGTGCTACTCCACCACGCCGAACGCGAAGCCGACCTCGCGCTCAGCAAGTTTGCCGGCATGCTGTCGCTGGGCCGGATTTCATTCGGCGCTGCCGACGGCCGCGAACCGAGCTTTGAGCACTTTCTGCAAACAGAGCCACCGGCAGTTGAGGTCACTCCACCGACGCCCGACGCCGTAGCGTTCATCTTCTTCACCTCCGGCAGCACTGGCAAACCGAAAGGGGTCACCCACAGCCATCGTTCGTTCGGTTCGATCGTCGCGAGCACGATCGCTGGGTTCGAACTTAACGACGCCGACGTCTTTCTTCCCGCGACCTCGTACTCGCACATTGCCGCGACGCACATCTCGTTCGGCGCGCTGGCGGCTGGCGTGCGCGTTGAAGTGCCCCGCCGACTCGATGGCGACGAGATGCTGCCGCTACTCGCGAGCACGCAGCCAACGTTTCTCTGCATGCTGCCCGCGGCACTGTTCGCCCTGGTGCGCGACCACAACGCAACTTCCGAGCACTTCCGCTCGTTGCGGCTCTGCGTCAGCGGCGGCGACAAAGTTTCCGGCGAGCTCGAACGCGAATTCACCGCCATTGCCGGTAAGGCGATCGACGAACTCTACGGCATGACCGAGACCGGCATGTCGACCGTCAATCCGCCCGACGGCCTCAACAAGGTCGGCTCGATTGGCAAGCTAGTCGCGGGTTATGAGGGTTCGATTCGCGACGCCGCCGGCGCTGAAGTTCCGCTCGGCGGAGAGGGTCGGCTTTGGATCCGCAGCAACGCAAATATGATCGGCTACTGGAATCGACCCGACGCCACCGCCGAAACGCTCGTCGACGGCTGGCTCGACACGGGCGACGTCGTCGCTGCCGACGCAGACGGCTACCTCTGGTTCCGCGGGCGGCAGAAGCAGATCATCGTGCACGATGGTTCGAATATCACGCCGCAAGAGATCGAAGAGTCGCTGCTCGAGCATCCCGCCGTCGCCGCCGTGGGGGTGATTGGCATCCACAACCTCGTCCACGGCGAGAACGTGCGGGCGTATGTGCAACTCAACCCGGAGGCAACCGCGCCGACGGCCGCCGAACTGATCAAGTTTTCGCGGGCGAGCGTCGGTTACAAGGCGCCGGAGGAGATTGTATTCCTCGACGCGATGCCGCTGAATGCAACCGGCAAGGTCGATCGCGCATACTTAAAAGAAACAACGAGAGACAGCACAGCCTCTTGA
- a CDS encoding APC family permease, whose translation MNEVAPPQLERGLNTLHATSLNVANMLGAGPFITIPVLLAAMHGPQAMIGWGVAMLVVMCDGLIWAELGAAFPGSGGTYHFLREIFRGSWWGRLLPFLFIWQFLVSGTLEVASGYIAASNFAISLAPSYSGAVRHWGVNDTVAIGVPACLFVGLVYLLLRQRIESLGKLSLLLVSGVLVAVGTVIVLGAFHFDARLITFPANAFKLDGTFIIGLGAAMTVAVYDYLGYYNICNLGDEVRQPEKTIPRSVLLSILIVAAIYIAMNLAFIGVVPWQETVEPGTLANTNIAAAFMTKLCGERVAAGFTLLIIWTCLAGLFAMTLGYSRILYAAAKNGDFFAPFAKLHPTKGYPWAALGLLSSLTALFCFFQLELVIKGAVTVRIVVQFIGQIVALHLLRRDGTHPLPFRMWLYPLPSLVALAGWLFLLGTSEVALFWLLLAVYASGVAAFGVREAWLRRGSE comes from the coding sequence ATGAACGAAGTCGCGCCGCCGCAATTGGAACGAGGGCTCAATACCCTCCACGCCACGTCGCTCAACGTGGCAAACATGCTCGGCGCCGGGCCGTTCATTACCATCCCGGTGCTGCTCGCGGCAATGCATGGGCCGCAGGCGATGATCGGTTGGGGCGTGGCGATGTTGGTGGTGATGTGCGACGGGCTCATTTGGGCGGAACTCGGCGCCGCGTTCCCCGGCAGCGGCGGGACGTATCACTTTCTGCGTGAGATCTTCCGCGGATCGTGGTGGGGACGCTTGCTGCCATTTCTGTTTATCTGGCAGTTTCTCGTGAGCGGGACGCTCGAAGTCGCCTCTGGTTATATTGCAGCGTCGAATTTCGCCATCTCGCTGGCGCCGAGTTATAGCGGCGCGGTTCGCCACTGGGGCGTCAACGATACCGTCGCCATCGGCGTGCCGGCGTGCTTGTTTGTCGGCCTCGTCTACTTACTGTTGCGGCAGCGAATTGAATCGCTTGGCAAGTTGAGCTTGCTGCTCGTGAGCGGCGTGCTGGTCGCGGTCGGCACGGTGATTGTGCTCGGCGCGTTTCACTTTGACGCCCGGCTGATTACTTTTCCCGCGAATGCGTTCAAGCTCGACGGCACGTTCATCATCGGACTCGGCGCCGCGATGACCGTCGCCGTGTACGACTATCTCGGCTACTACAACATTTGCAACTTGGGGGACGAAGTTCGTCAGCCCGAGAAAACGATCCCGCGGTCGGTGCTGTTGTCGATTCTTATCGTGGCCGCGATCTATATCGCGATGAACCTCGCGTTCATCGGCGTCGTGCCGTGGCAGGAAACGGTGGAGCCGGGGACGCTGGCGAACACGAACATCGCGGCCGCGTTTATGACCAAGCTCTGCGGCGAACGCGTCGCGGCGGGCTTCACGCTGCTGATCATTTGGACCTGCCTCGCCGGGCTATTTGCGATGACGCTCGGCTACTCGCGGATTCTGTACGCCGCCGCGAAGAACGGCGATTTCTTCGCACCGTTCGCGAAGTTGCATCCCACGAAGGGCTATCCGTGGGCGGCGCTTGGGCTGCTGAGCTCGCTAACGGCGCTCTTCTGCTTCTTTCAACTGGAGCTAGTGATCAAGGGCGCCGTTACCGTGCGGATTGTCGTCCAGTTTATTGGGCAGATCGTTGCGCTTCACCTACTGCGGCGCGATGGAACGCATCCGCTGCCGTTCCGGATGTGGCTGTACCCGTTGCCGAGCCTCGTTGCGCTGGCGGGGTGGCTGTTCTTGTTGGGAACGAGCGAGGTCGCGCTCTTCTGGTTACTGCTGGCGGTTTACGCGAGCGGCGTTGCGGCGTTCGGCGTGCGCGAGGCTTGGCTGCGGCGTGGCTCAGAGTGA
- a CDS encoding serine/threonine protein kinase: MSFIIVRIDPSGTTKKLSFAYGLELEGSTGHRFKLGKHIRTGGNGVVFEAECTAPDGTEEGLCAVKFLKELDDVRQDRFANEIRILNDLSHPNIVKCFGSGRVRLGEENIDVPWMAMSLGDVNLRQYLDEHKAPLDAITAINTCIKVCNAIAHLHDKSIIHRDLKPANVIWLTDEDRDNIFLVDFGIAKYVGEDVSARRMDDFTSLHQFVGPANFASPELLAYSRDKSHPVDTRSDLFQIGLLLWFLATNRIAAGIPSRRLDPTNGPIFEIATQLLAMDPDDRIPTAGDLSKRLSEIVATL; encoded by the coding sequence ATGTCATTTATCATCGTGCGAATCGACCCGTCCGGAACGACCAAAAAACTCTCTTTCGCTTACGGGCTTGAATTAGAAGGAAGCACAGGCCATCGATTCAAGCTAGGCAAACACATTCGCACTGGCGGCAATGGAGTAGTCTTCGAGGCCGAATGTACTGCGCCAGACGGCACGGAGGAAGGCTTGTGTGCCGTTAAGTTCCTTAAGGAGCTTGACGACGTAAGACAAGATCGATTTGCGAATGAAATCCGCATACTTAACGACCTTAGCCACCCTAACATAGTGAAATGCTTCGGTTCTGGTCGAGTTCGCTTGGGAGAAGAGAACATTGATGTTCCATGGATGGCGATGTCACTCGGAGACGTCAATTTGCGCCAGTACCTTGATGAACATAAAGCTCCGCTTGACGCTATTACAGCAATTAATACGTGTATTAAGGTTTGCAATGCGATTGCACACCTCCACGACAAAAGCATTATCCACCGCGACCTAAAGCCAGCAAACGTAATATGGCTTACCGACGAAGACCGAGACAACATATTTTTAGTAGACTTTGGAATCGCCAAGTACGTAGGCGAAGACGTGTCGGCTCGCCGAATGGACGATTTCACTTCGCTGCACCAGTTCGTTGGTCCTGCTAATTTCGCATCGCCTGAGCTGCTCGCCTATTCTAGAGACAAGTCACACCCGGTTGATACCCGATCCGATCTTTTTCAGATTGGCTTGCTCCTTTGGTTTCTTGCCACGAACAGAATCGCTGCTGGAATTCCATCGAGAAGGCTCGACCCTACCAACGGACCTATCTTCGAAATTGCAACTCAATTGCTCGCAATGGACCCCGATGATCGGATTCCAACAGCCGGCGATTTATCGAAGCGGCTTAGCGAAATTGTGGCTACACTTTAG
- the pbfA gene encoding aspartate aminotransferase family protein: MVPSRPGLVHQLDPAAQRSEGDVNRSDRRTEWQTAALDERTQRLLAEDSKYFLHQSLSSPCLNALESCEGIYVTDVQGRRYMDFHGNNVHQVGFGHPDVVAAVRRQLDELSFCTRRYTNQVAVDLARKLTEITPGNLNKVLFCPGGSEAIGIALKLARIATCRHKTISMWDSFHGASLDAISIGGEAIFRAGVGPLLPGTEHAPPPDEYRCLWDCGSRGGCDLKCSNYIEYMLEKETDVAAVIAEPCRATPYIPKPEYWQRIRKACDRHGTLLIFDEIWQGLGRTGRWFSCEHFDVVPDILVTGKGLGGGIMPLAALVAREELDIAGDRALGHYTHEKSPVACAAALATIEVIEREGLLEHAARLGEYALDRLRELARRHELIGDVRGIGLTLGVELVKDRKTRERATDQAEQVMYRALDKGLSFKLTMGNILLLTPPLIITLDELDYAIDVIDRCLYEVAA; the protein is encoded by the coding sequence ATGGTTCCATCCCGACCGGGCCTTGTCCATCAACTTGATCCCGCCGCGCAACGGTCTGAAGGCGATGTCAATCGCTCCGACCGTCGCACCGAATGGCAAACCGCGGCACTCGACGAGCGAACGCAGCGGCTGCTCGCGGAAGATTCGAAGTACTTCCTGCATCAGTCGCTATCGAGCCCCTGCCTTAACGCGCTCGAGAGCTGCGAAGGAATCTATGTCACCGACGTCCAAGGGCGGCGGTACATGGACTTCCACGGCAACAACGTTCATCAAGTCGGCTTCGGCCACCCCGACGTCGTTGCCGCTGTCCGCAGACAACTCGACGAACTCTCGTTTTGCACGCGGCGTTACACGAACCAGGTGGCCGTCGATCTCGCCCGCAAGCTGACGGAGATCACGCCGGGCAATCTCAACAAGGTGCTCTTCTGCCCCGGTGGCAGCGAAGCGATCGGCATCGCGCTGAAGCTTGCCCGTATCGCCACCTGCCGGCACAAGACGATCAGCATGTGGGATTCGTTCCACGGCGCGTCGCTCGATGCGATCTCGATCGGCGGCGAAGCGATCTTCCGCGCCGGCGTCGGACCGCTCCTTCCCGGCACGGAGCATGCGCCGCCCCCCGACGAGTACCGCTGCCTGTGGGACTGCGGCTCGCGCGGCGGCTGCGATCTGAAGTGCTCGAACTACATCGAGTACATGCTTGAGAAAGAAACCGACGTCGCGGCCGTCATTGCCGAGCCTTGCCGCGCGACTCCTTACATTCCGAAGCCGGAGTATTGGCAACGCATCCGCAAGGCATGCGATCGGCACGGCACGTTGCTCATCTTCGACGAGATTTGGCAAGGTCTCGGCCGCACCGGCCGGTGGTTTTCGTGCGAGCACTTCGACGTCGTGCCCGATATTCTGGTGACGGGCAAGGGCCTTGGCGGCGGCATCATGCCGCTCGCGGCGCTGGTGGCGCGTGAGGAGCTCGACATCGCGGGCGATCGCGCGCTCGGCCACTACACGCACGAGAAGAGCCCCGTCGCCTGCGCCGCCGCGCTCGCCACGATTGAAGTGATCGAGCGTGAAGGTTTGCTTGAGCATGCCGCGCGGCTCGGCGAGTACGCGCTCGATCGACTCCGCGAATTGGCCCGTCGGCATGAGCTCATCGGCGACGTCCGCGGCATTGGGCTCACGCTGGGCGTCGAGCTAGTGAAAGACCGCAAGACCCGCGAGCGGGCCACCGATCAGGCAGAGCAAGTGATGTACCGTGCGCTCGACAAGGGCCTCAGCTTCAAACTGACGATGGGGAATATCTTGCTGCTGACGCCGCCGCTGATCATCACCCTCGATGAACTCGACTACGCAATCGACGTCATCGACCGCTGCCTGTACGAAGTAGCGGCGTAG